The Megalops cyprinoides isolate fMegCyp1 chromosome 22, fMegCyp1.pri, whole genome shotgun sequence genome contains a region encoding:
- the LOC118769359 gene encoding histone-lysine N-methyltransferase PRDM9-like, which translates to MSSSEEDDYGEIRVHFSKTEWSQLQTCEKVRYKNMKRNHEAMLAIGLNSPTPAFMRRGKARREMMEKLCAAVHSDSEEEEEWTPVLERRPPGTQTQNRSTIQELQTPIQESQSEQILFWGLREQCRRTGKESDSLNAPNAGKATSSICSAGYRGLSKKEQLKQQTAQLNSYIRGNNLRNRPRVQYTEEEEPKDEDYLYCDECQSFFTDQCEVHGPPSFISDSPAPLGTPNRARLTLPPGLEVRESSIPGAGLGVFNQGPTVPRGVHYGPYEGELTDKDEAVHSGYSWMIYRRKLCDEYIDARRETHSNWMRYVNCARNEEEQNLVAFQHRGRILYRCFRPILPGQELLVWYGEEYARDLDITFDYWWSNKCSSKGSNPVCTEFFPCSQCPFSYTAETYLHKHIKRSHPEEYVRLLRAGSITSVSLLPPSGLCQRPAPSLALPSVVQVATDVAPTPKRADTGSQKAHTCSQCGKSFSRQSTLKLHRRTHTGERPYHCAQCGKSFSQENNLKRHQRTHTGERPYHCAQCGKSFSLSRDLKRHQRTHTGERPYHCAQCGKSFSRESTLKLHQRTHTGERPYHCAQCGKSFSCDTNLKQHQGRTTVPSVGRVSSLHHPGGPKSELINTKKNYSIRAGAKNNAGCCLLSAINIK; encoded by the exons ATGAGTTCTTCAGAAGAG GATGACTATGGGGAGATTAGAGTGCACTTCTCTAAGACTGAATGGAGCCAGCTGCAGACCTGTGAGAAGGTGCGCTACAAGAACATGAAGAGGAACCATGAGGCCATGTTAGCCATCG GACTGAACTCCCCCACTCCAGCTTTCATGAGACGGGGCAAAGCCCGGAGGGAGATGATGGAGAAGTTGtgtgctgctgtacacagtgactctgaggaagaggaggagtggACTCCTGTCCTGGAGAGAAGACCCCCTGGTACCCAAACACAAAACCGCTCAAC TATCCAGGAGCTTCAGACCCCCATTCAGGAGAGCCAGTCAGAGCAGATCCTCTTCTGGGGGCTCAGAGAACAGTGCAGAAGGACAGGGAAGGAGTCAGACAGCCTCAATGCTCCAAATGCAGGCAAAGCCACCAGCAGCATCTGCAGTGCAGGGTATAGAG GATTGTCCAAGAAAGAGCAGCTGAAACAGCAAACTGCGCAGCTGAACAGCTACATTCGGGGGAACAATCTGCGCAACCGACCGAGGGTGCAGTacactgaggaagaggagccaAAGGATGAAGATTATCTCT ACTGTGATGAGTGCCAGTCCTTCTTCACTGATCAGTGTGAGGTGCATGGGCCCCCCTCCTTCATCTCGGACTCTCCTGCACCCCTGGGGACCCCTAACAGGGCCAGACTCACCCTTCCCCCAGGTTTGGAGGTCAGAGAGTCTAGTATCCCAGGGGCAGGCCTGGGGGTGTTTAACCAGGGCCCGACTGTGCCCAGAGGGGTGCACTATGGACCCTACGAGGGAGAGCTGACTGACAAAGACGAGGCAGTTCACAGCGGCTACTCCTGGATG ATCTACAGGAGAAAACTGTGTGACGAGTACATTGATGCCCGGAGGGAAACGCACTCCAACTGGATGAG atATGTGAACTGTGCTCGCAATGAAGAGGAGCAGAACCTTGTGGCTTTCCAACACAGAGGGAGGATTCTGTATCGCTGCTTCAGGCCCATCCTCCCAGGCCAAGAGTTGCTGGTGTGGTATGGAGAAGAGTATGCCAGAGACCTGGATATCACCTTTGATTACTGGTGGAGCAACAAGTGCTCTTCAAAAG GGAGCAACCCTGTGTGCACGGAGTTCTTCCCATGTTCTCAGTGTCCATTCTCCTACACAGCAGAAACTTACCTCCACAAGCACATCAAGAGATCTCACCCTGAGGAGTATGTCAGACTGCTCAGGGCTGGATCAATCACATCAGTGAGTCTTCTGCCTCCCAGTGGCTTATGCCAGCGCCCTGCACCTTCTCTTGCTCTTCCCAGTGTGGTGCAGGTTGCTACAGATGTGGCACCCACCCCAAAACGGGCAGATACTGGCAGTCAGAAAGCACACACTTGCTcacagtgtgggaagagtttcagTCGACAGAGCACCCTTAAACTACACCGGCGAactcacacaggggagaggCCGTACCACTGtgcccagtgtgggaagagtttcagTCAGGAGAACAACCTTAAACGACACCAGCGAactcacacaggggagaggCCATACCACTGtgcccagtgtgggaagagtttcagTCTGTCTCGTGATCTTAAACGACACCAGCGAactcacacaggggagaggCCGTACCACTGtgcccagtgtgggaagagtttcagTCGAGAGAGCACCCTTAAACTACACCAGCGAactcacacaggggagaggCCGTACCACTGtgcccagtgtgggaagagtttcagTTGCGACACCAACCTTAAACAACACCA aggCCGTACCACTGtgcccagtgtgggaagagtttca